The following are encoded together in the Nocardioides sp. Arc9.136 genome:
- a CDS encoding 1-acyl-sn-glycerol-3-phosphate acyltransferase, whose translation MRDISYPPIIWTAKTAFRLLGQRFQLSGTEHVPRDGGVLLAFNHVGYLDFIYGGFAAHPSRRLVRFMAKKEIFDHAVGGPVMRSMHHIAVDRGEGLTSYRSAIDYLRAGEAVGIFPEATISRSFEVKDIKTGAVRIAAEAGVPLLPVTLWGTQRMFTKDHPRDFARGKTIAIRVGEPLHPTGADPVAETADLHAALSGLLEETIREYPADEQPPGSWWLPARFGGSAPTPEEAVRLDAEEKRARAAKRAAKRAGA comes from the coding sequence ATGCGCGACATCAGCTACCCCCCGATCATCTGGACGGCGAAGACCGCGTTCCGCCTGCTGGGCCAGCGCTTCCAGCTCAGCGGGACCGAGCACGTGCCGCGTGACGGCGGGGTGCTGCTGGCGTTCAACCACGTCGGCTACCTGGACTTCATCTACGGCGGGTTCGCCGCGCACCCCTCCCGCCGCCTGGTCCGGTTCATGGCCAAGAAGGAGATCTTCGACCACGCCGTCGGTGGGCCGGTTATGCGCTCGATGCACCACATCGCGGTCGACCGCGGGGAGGGCCTCACCTCCTACCGCTCGGCCATCGACTACCTCCGCGCCGGCGAGGCGGTCGGGATCTTTCCCGAGGCCACCATCTCCCGGTCCTTCGAGGTCAAGGACATCAAGACCGGCGCCGTGCGGATCGCGGCCGAGGCGGGCGTCCCCCTGCTCCCGGTGACACTGTGGGGCACCCAGCGCATGTTCACCAAGGACCACCCCCGCGACTTCGCCCGCGGCAAGACCATCGCGATCCGGGTGGGGGAGCCGCTGCACCCCACCGGGGCCGACCCCGTCGCCGAGACCGCGGATCTGCACGCCGCGCTCTCGGGCCTGCTGGAGGAGACCATCCGCGAGTACCCCGCCGACGAGCAGCCTCCCGGCTCCTGGTGGCTGCCCGCGCGGTTCGGCGGCTCTGCGCCCACCCCCGAGGAGGCCGTCCGCCTCGACGCCGAGGAGAAGCGGGCGCGTGCGGCCAAGCGCGCCGCCAAGCGCGCCGGCGCCTGA
- a CDS encoding ParA family protein: MPESTEVSRETGGSGFTVRTAADLATYNAGFEDDQTPLAKAAQHSILARQGAGSRPSVPRPDATRVFVVANQKGGVGKTTSTVNVAAALAQLGQRVLVIDLDPQGNASTALGVEHRRGTPSTYDALVDGVPLTDVIAASEDLPNLFVVPATIDLAGAEIELVSVVAREGRLKKAISGHPLVGTAAEAGEDRFDFVIVDCPPSLGLLTLNALVAGDEMLIPIQAEYYALEGLGQLLETVEMVKAHLNPTLDVSTILITMFDARTRLAAGVAEEVREHFGSQVLRTAIPRSVRVSEAPSYGQTVMTYDPGSPGALSYLEAAREIATKSRTADGASA, encoded by the coding sequence GTGCCCGAGTCCACCGAGGTTTCACGTGAAACGGGCGGCAGCGGCTTCACCGTTCGCACGGCAGCCGACCTCGCGACGTACAACGCCGGGTTCGAGGACGACCAGACGCCGCTCGCCAAGGCGGCTCAGCACAGCATCCTGGCGCGACAGGGCGCCGGCAGCCGTCCCTCGGTCCCCCGGCCGGACGCCACCCGGGTCTTCGTCGTGGCGAACCAGAAGGGCGGCGTCGGCAAGACGACCTCCACGGTGAACGTCGCGGCGGCGCTGGCGCAGCTCGGCCAGCGCGTCCTGGTCATCGACCTCGACCCGCAGGGCAATGCGTCCACTGCCCTCGGTGTCGAGCACCGCCGGGGCACCCCGTCCACGTACGACGCGCTGGTCGACGGCGTGCCGCTCACCGACGTCATCGCCGCGAGCGAGGACCTCCCAAACCTCTTCGTCGTCCCCGCGACCATCGACCTGGCCGGCGCCGAGATCGAGCTGGTGAGCGTCGTCGCACGGGAGGGCCGCCTGAAGAAGGCGATCAGCGGCCACCCGCTCGTCGGCACGGCGGCGGAGGCGGGCGAGGACCGCTTCGACTTCGTGATCGTCGACTGCCCGCCGTCGCTGGGCCTGCTCACGCTGAACGCGCTGGTCGCCGGCGACGAGATGCTCATCCCGATCCAGGCGGAGTACTACGCGCTGGAGGGGCTCGGCCAGCTGCTCGAGACCGTCGAGATGGTCAAGGCGCACCTGAACCCCACCCTCGACGTGTCCACGATCCTCATCACCATGTTCGACGCACGCACGCGGCTCGCGGCCGGTGTGGCGGAGGAGGTGCGCGAGCACTTCGGCAGCCAGGTGCTCCGGACCGCGATCCCCCGCTCGGTGCGGGTCTCGGAGGCGCCGTCGTACGGGCAGACGGTGATGACCTACGACCCCGGCTCGCCCGGTGCGTTGAGCTACCTGGAGGCAGCCCGCGAGATCGCCACCAAGAGCCGTACCGCCGACGGGGCGAGCGCATGA
- the rsmG gene encoding 16S rRNA (guanine(527)-N(7))-methyltransferase RsmG, translated as MARRVFPSDRLALAERYAELLATDGVVRGLIGPREAPRLWDRHLLNCAVLGEWLPADAVVADIGSGAGLPGLVLAISRPDLALTLVEPLLRRTTFLAEVVEGLGLDNVEVVRGRADALHGKRRFDVVTSRAVAPLGRLLEWSMPLVDAHGALVAMKGSSVVTEIDEARPVLRRLGCAEPEVRELGVGLLEQTTGAVRVSWADPATVSWPLSSDAGAGSSGRRRKSSSGRRSRPKGRG; from the coding sequence GTGGCACGGAGGGTGTTCCCTTCCGACCGGCTCGCGCTCGCCGAGCGATACGCCGAGCTGCTGGCGACGGACGGCGTCGTCCGGGGGCTGATCGGTCCCCGGGAGGCGCCCCGGCTCTGGGACCGGCACCTGCTGAACTGCGCGGTGCTGGGCGAGTGGCTCCCGGCCGACGCGGTCGTGGCGGACATCGGTTCCGGCGCCGGCCTGCCGGGCCTCGTCCTGGCGATCTCCCGCCCCGACCTGGCGCTCACCCTGGTCGAGCCGTTGCTGCGGCGCACCACCTTCCTCGCCGAGGTCGTCGAGGGGCTCGGTCTGGACAACGTCGAGGTGGTCCGCGGCCGCGCCGATGCCCTCCACGGGAAGCGCCGCTTCGACGTGGTCACGTCCCGGGCGGTCGCACCGCTCGGGCGGCTGCTCGAGTGGTCGATGCCGCTGGTCGACGCGCACGGCGCGCTCGTGGCGATGAAGGGCTCGTCGGTCGTCACCGAGATCGATGAGGCGCGGCCGGTGCTTCGTCGACTCGGGTGCGCGGAACCGGAGGTCCGCGAGCTCGGCGTGGGCCTGCTCGAGCAGACGACCGGCGCGGTCCGGGTTTCGTGGGCCGATCCCGCGACGGTATCTTGGCCGCTCAGCAGCGACGCCGGAGCCGGGTCGTCCGGACGTCGTCGGAAGTCGTCGTCCGGGCGCCGCAGCCGGCCGAAGGGACGCGGCTAG
- a CDS encoding ParB/RepB/Spo0J family partition protein, producing the protein MSKPPARRGLGRGLGSLIPTAPPTSVEDDSAGAGADGSTSASSGGGAPGPDAPSPGADPAGATDSGQQPLAPVAGAYFAEIPVGQVVPNRAQPRQVFDEDAMAELVHSVREVGLLQPIVVRRTGDEAYELVMGERRWRASQEAGLERVPAIVRDTDDIDMLRDALLENLHRSELNPLEEAAAYAQLLEDFGCTHEELAQRIGRSRPQISNTLRLMRLSPAVQRRVAAGVLSAGHARALLAVEDAGLQDRLAQRVVAEGISVRGLEEIVAVGDTGSVRKAPRRARPEPAAVSEVVDRLSDRFETRVKVDVGKAKGKITVEFASLEDLQRIVDIMDPRNRHDRVI; encoded by the coding sequence ATGAGCAAGCCGCCGGCACGCCGCGGCCTCGGGCGCGGCCTCGGGTCCCTGATCCCCACCGCGCCGCCGACCTCCGTGGAGGACGACTCCGCCGGGGCCGGTGCCGACGGATCCACGAGCGCCTCGTCCGGTGGCGGCGCACCCGGTCCGGACGCCCCCTCCCCCGGCGCCGACCCCGCCGGCGCGACCGACTCCGGTCAGCAGCCGCTGGCACCCGTCGCCGGCGCCTACTTCGCCGAGATCCCCGTCGGCCAGGTGGTCCCCAACCGCGCCCAGCCCCGCCAGGTGTTCGACGAGGACGCGATGGCCGAGCTGGTGCACTCGGTGCGCGAGGTCGGCCTGCTGCAGCCGATCGTCGTGCGGCGCACCGGGGACGAGGCCTACGAGCTGGTCATGGGCGAGCGCCGGTGGCGGGCCTCGCAGGAGGCCGGCCTGGAGCGGGTCCCCGCGATCGTCCGGGACACCGACGACATCGACATGCTCCGGGACGCCCTCCTGGAGAACCTGCACCGCTCGGAGCTCAACCCGCTCGAGGAGGCCGCGGCGTACGCCCAGCTCCTCGAGGACTTCGGCTGCACCCACGAGGAGCTGGCGCAGCGGATCGGCCGGTCGCGCCCGCAGATCAGCAACACGCTCCGGCTCATGCGGCTGAGCCCCGCGGTCCAGCGACGCGTGGCGGCCGGGGTGCTGTCAGCGGGTCACGCGCGAGCCCTGCTGGCGGTGGAGGACGCCGGACTGCAGGACCGGCTGGCGCAGCGGGTCGTCGCCGAGGGCATCAGCGTGCGCGGGCTCGAGGAGATCGTGGCCGTCGGCGACACCGGCAGCGTGAGGAAGGCGCCCCGGCGTGCCCGGCCGGAGCCGGCGGCGGTCTCCGAGGTCGTCGACCGCCTGTCGGACCGCTTCGAGACGCGCGTCAAGGTGGACGTGGGCAAGGCGAAGGGCAAGATCACCGTCGAGTTCGCGTCCCTGGAGGACCTCCAGCGGATCGTGGACATCATGGACCCGCGGAACCGGCACGACCGGGTGATCTGA